From the genome of Papaver somniferum cultivar HN1 chromosome 2, ASM357369v1, whole genome shotgun sequence, one region includes:
- the LOC113348328 gene encoding acyl-protein thioesterase 2-like, which yields MSLTGSSMASSAAKRTFEFGRTHVVRPKGKHQATVVWLHGLGDNGSSWSQLLETLPLPNIKWICPTAPTQSISLFGGFPSTAWFDVADLTEDSPSDMEGLDASAAHVANLLSTEPSDIKLGIGGFSMGSATALYSATCAVEGKFGNGNAYPVNLSAVVGLSGWLPMARTLKNKVEGSQEGVARAASLPLLLCHGKVDDVVQYNHGAKSSEVLSSTGFKKLTFKTYDSLGHYTIPEEMDEVCSWLKTHLALDGSDS from the exons ATGAGTTTGACTGGCTCTTCAATGG CTAGTAGTGCTGCTAAGAGGACATTTGAGTTTGGAAGAACCCATGTGGTTAGGCCAAAAGGAAAACACCAGGCTACTGTGGTTTGGTTACATGGGCTCGGTGACAATGGTTCCAG CTGGTCCCAATTGCTGGAAACCTTGCCTCTTCCAAAT ATCAAGTGGATCTGCCCAACGGCACCTACTCAGTCAATATCACTATTTGGTGGATTTCCTTCCACTGCGT GGTTTGATGTGGCGGACCTTACAGAGGACTCTCCTAGTGATATGGAAGGCTTAGATGCTTCAGCAGCACATGTTGCAAATCTGTTATCAACAGAGCCCAGTGACA TCAAACTTGGTATTGGGGGCTTTAGTATGGGTTCTGCCACTGCCCTGTACTCTGCCACTTGTGCTGTCGAAGGAAAATTTGGAAATGGAAACGCGTACCCTGTTAATCTATCTGCTGTCGTTGGTCTAAGTGGGTGGCTTCCAATGGCCAG GACCTTGAAGAACAAAGTAGAAGGGTCTCAGGAGGGAGTTGCACGTGCGGCATCCTTGCCACTTTTGCTCTGCCATGGCAAAG TTGATGACGTCGTCCAATACAATCACGGAGCAAAATCTTCAGAAGTCTTGAGCTCGACAGGATTCAAAAAactcactttcaaaacctatGATAG TCTTGGACACTACACCATCCCTGAAGAAATGGATGAGGTATGCAGCTGGTTAAAAACACACTTGGCACTTGACGGATCTGACTCTTAA